A genomic stretch from Candidatus Nitrososphaera gargensis Ga9.2 includes:
- a CDS encoding S1C family serine protease yields MKKTVQKQVAILAIISALLSSALAIQVVRDGGLALGQLVSPAMQTLPNINAGQSQQCSNKGTASTTTVSSSNASAILDAESAALNQVFKKAGGSVVQITSSVKTVIPNIIINGNPLEQQSTRLGSGFVYDTQGRIITNNHVVDGSKTVDVTFIDGNTYSAKVVATDAFSDIAVLQITDDFSSEHLTPLSLGDSSQLQVGQQVIAIGNPFGLSDTMTTGIVSQVGRLLPNEEMGFSIPNVIQTDAAINPGNSGGPLLDLQGNVVGVNTAISSSTGEFSGVGFAIPSNAVARIVPHLIQDGKYDHPWLGIAGTSLTPDLAEKMELPKDFKGVAIASVAPRGPADKAGIIGATRNDIPAGDVVTAINWHAVKRIEDIFFYIEEHTSVGDKVTITVYRDGHSKDLTATLQARPLPVMQTS; encoded by the coding sequence GTGAAGAAGACAGTGCAGAAACAGGTAGCAATCCTTGCTATAATTTCAGCGCTTCTGTCCTCCGCGCTTGCAATCCAAGTGGTGCGCGATGGCGGACTGGCCTTGGGACAGCTTGTCAGCCCGGCGATGCAGACATTACCAAACATAAATGCAGGACAATCGCAGCAATGTAGCAATAAAGGTACAGCAAGTACAACAACAGTTTCTAGCAGCAATGCATCTGCAATCCTTGACGCAGAAAGCGCGGCGCTGAATCAAGTATTCAAGAAAGCCGGCGGCTCGGTAGTCCAGATAACCAGCAGTGTCAAGACAGTCATCCCAAACATAATAATCAACGGAAATCCGCTTGAGCAGCAGTCAACCAGACTTGGCTCTGGATTTGTCTATGACACGCAAGGCAGGATCATAACCAACAACCACGTTGTCGACGGCTCCAAGACAGTCGACGTCACATTTATCGATGGCAACACGTATTCTGCCAAGGTTGTGGCGACAGATGCTTTCAGCGATATTGCTGTGCTGCAGATAACAGACGACTTTTCAAGCGAACATCTAACTCCTCTCTCGCTTGGTGACTCTTCGCAGCTGCAGGTAGGCCAGCAGGTGATCGCGATTGGGAACCCGTTTGGACTGAGCGATACCATGACCACAGGGATAGTGAGCCAAGTAGGCAGGCTACTTCCAAACGAGGAGATGGGATTCTCGATACCAAACGTCATCCAGACTGATGCCGCAATCAATCCCGGCAACTCTGGAGGTCCGCTGCTTGATTTGCAGGGTAACGTGGTAGGGGTCAACACAGCTATCAGTTCCAGCACTGGTGAATTCTCTGGCGTCGGGTTTGCAATCCCATCAAATGCAGTGGCGCGCATTGTGCCTCACCTAATACAGGACGGCAAGTACGACCACCCGTGGCTCGGTATAGCTGGAACAAGCCTGACACCGGATCTGGCAGAAAAGATGGAGCTGCCAAAGGACTTCAAGGGCGTGGCCATAGCCTCAGTGGCACCCAGGGGACCGGCAGACAAGGCAGGCATTATTGGCGCAACCAGAAATGACATTCCTGCGGGCGACGTTGTAACTGCGATCAACTGGCACGCGGTCAAGAGAATCGAAGACATCTTCTTTTACATAGAAGAGCACACATCTGTGGGAGACAAGGTGACTATAACGGTGTACAGGGACGGCCACTCGAAGGACCTTACCGCGACACTCCAGGCAAGGCCGCTTCCTGTGATGCAGACGAGCTAG
- a CDS encoding menaquinone biosynthesis family protein, whose translation MEITLGHTPDADDAFMFYGIASGKVRSGFAVKHVIQDIETLNRRALKHELDVTAVSAHAYAYLNDYVILKSGGSFGLNYGPIVITKKGSSKVTTPEQLQKATIAIPGKMTSANLLLKLAIGGRFREIEMSFEAIPDAVATGKVDAGLVIHEAQITFDKTKFASALDLGRWWSDNMGGLPVPLGINVASTRTMSKSQITEFSDIFTKSIKYGLDNIDAAVRYAMQYGRGQPKETITKFVKMYVNELTLNMGRSGKQAIERMFEIAKEKKIIDADVAVKVV comes from the coding sequence ATGGAGATAACACTAGGTCACACGCCGGACGCGGACGACGCGTTCATGTTCTACGGCATCGCATCAGGCAAAGTCAGGTCTGGCTTTGCAGTAAAGCACGTGATCCAAGACATTGAAACGCTCAACCGCCGTGCGCTCAAACACGAGCTGGATGTGACTGCAGTATCTGCCCACGCTTACGCTTACTTGAACGATTATGTCATACTAAAGAGCGGCGGGAGCTTTGGGCTCAACTACGGCCCAATAGTCATTACAAAAAAAGGCAGCAGCAAGGTGACGACACCGGAGCAATTGCAAAAGGCGACGATCGCGATCCCGGGGAAAATGACCTCGGCCAACCTCTTGTTAAAACTGGCAATCGGGGGCAGGTTCAGGGAGATAGAGATGTCGTTTGAGGCAATACCAGACGCGGTCGCGACAGGCAAGGTAGATGCCGGCCTTGTGATCCACGAAGCGCAGATAACTTTTGACAAGACAAAGTTTGCTAGCGCGCTAGACCTTGGCCGCTGGTGGTCAGATAACATGGGCGGCCTGCCTGTTCCGCTTGGCATCAACGTGGCAAGCACCCGGACAATGAGCAAAAGCCAGATCACAGAATTCAGCGACATCTTTACAAAGTCAATCAAGTACGGCCTTGACAATATTGACGCCGCAGTTCGCTATGCAATGCAGTACGGGCGGGGCCAGCCAAAGGAAACTATAACGAAATTCGTGAAAATGTATGTCAACGAGCTGACGCTCAATATGGGCCGCAGCGGCAAGCAAGCGATCGAAAGAATGTTTGAAATTGCAAAAGAAAAGAAAATAATTGACGCAGACGTTGCAGTAAAAGTAGTCTAG
- a CDS encoding elongation factor EF-2, with amino-acid sequence MPKFKSTQDILRIIGNKDQIRNFGVIAHVDHGKTTMSDSLLAASGIISPSVAGQALALDSMKLEQNRQMTIRGANVTLFYETDGKEYVINMIDTPGHIDFTGRVTRALRAIDGVVVVSDSVEGIMTQTETVTRQALEERVRPVLYINKIDRLVKELKLGPEEMQKWLMNIISHFNQLVDIYAEPEVKEKWKVSIQGNSVAFGSAKDRWGFNFKMAKKTGINFKDVYDAYTSNDPALIKSLSERSPLSDAVLGMVVEHHPPPHVAQRYRIPKIWPGDLNSDIGKALLACDEKGPALMMVTTINVDPQAGRVATGRLYSGTIKDGDEVYLIDAKRPGRVQSVNIYMGNTREIVSVLPAGNIPALLGLDYAIAGETISTVKGAQAFESIKYVSEPVVTIAVEPKHPKDLPKLVEGLRTITVEDPNLIVKINEETGETLMAGMGVLHLEIATSLLQEKGLEIVTTQPLINYRETIRAKAGPIMSKSPNKHNKIFMRVEPLPDDILEMIRTGKIKEDMDKKEMAKLLRDKGWSADEARSVAAIDVSGNMLVDETKGVQFLQESMDSIRSGFDDVIRNGPIAHEQVRGVKFVLHHFVPHEDPAHRGLAQLMPATRRAMLGSMLIADPVLLEPILGIEIKCPQDLIGQVSSVLSGKRGKLLNVEQKGIIAIMQGEVPASETFDLSEKMRGATAGKALWNTYFKAWQPVPNSIFRTLVGDVRKRKGLNPEPPSPDEFIDKE; translated from the coding sequence ATGCCAAAGTTCAAGTCAACTCAGGACATATTGAGGATAATTGGTAACAAGGATCAAATACGCAACTTTGGCGTCATTGCCCACGTAGACCACGGCAAGACGACCATGAGTGACAGCCTGCTTGCCGCATCGGGAATCATTTCCCCGTCTGTCGCAGGCCAGGCTCTGGCGCTCGACTCTATGAAGCTCGAGCAGAATCGCCAGATGACAATCAGGGGAGCTAACGTCACGCTGTTCTATGAAACAGACGGCAAGGAATACGTCATCAACATGATAGATACGCCCGGCCACATCGACTTTACCGGCAGGGTGACACGCGCACTGCGCGCGATCGACGGCGTGGTTGTAGTATCGGACTCTGTAGAGGGCATCATGACCCAGACAGAGACCGTCACGAGGCAGGCCCTAGAGGAGCGCGTAAGGCCCGTGCTTTACATTAACAAGATAGACAGGCTGGTCAAGGAGCTAAAGCTGGGTCCAGAGGAGATGCAAAAGTGGCTTATGAACATCATCAGCCACTTTAACCAGCTAGTCGACATTTACGCCGAGCCGGAGGTTAAGGAAAAGTGGAAGGTCAGCATACAGGGCAACAGCGTGGCCTTTGGCTCTGCCAAGGACAGGTGGGGCTTTAACTTCAAGATGGCCAAAAAGACTGGCATCAACTTCAAGGACGTCTATGACGCTTACACAAGCAACGACCCAGCACTCATCAAGTCGCTTTCAGAAAGATCGCCTTTGTCAGACGCGGTTCTCGGCATGGTCGTGGAACACCACCCGCCGCCCCATGTCGCGCAGAGGTACAGGATTCCCAAGATCTGGCCCGGCGACCTTAACTCTGACATTGGAAAGGCGCTTTTGGCCTGCGACGAAAAGGGCCCCGCGCTCATGATGGTGACCACAATAAACGTCGACCCACAGGCCGGCAGAGTCGCCACCGGCAGGCTCTACTCTGGCACGATAAAGGACGGCGATGAAGTCTACCTTATCGATGCAAAGAGGCCAGGCAGGGTTCAGTCGGTCAACATCTACATGGGCAACACTAGAGAAATAGTAAGCGTACTTCCTGCCGGCAACATCCCGGCGCTGCTCGGGCTTGACTATGCCATTGCAGGTGAGACGATATCTACAGTCAAAGGCGCGCAGGCGTTTGAATCGATCAAGTACGTGTCGGAGCCTGTGGTAACCATTGCAGTCGAGCCAAAGCACCCCAAGGACCTGCCAAAGCTGGTCGAGGGCTTGCGCACCATCACTGTTGAAGACCCGAACCTCATTGTAAAGATCAACGAGGAGACTGGCGAGACACTGATGGCAGGAATGGGTGTGCTGCACCTAGAGATCGCAACTTCCCTTCTGCAGGAAAAGGGGCTTGAAATCGTGACGACTCAACCGCTCATCAACTACCGCGAAACCATCCGCGCAAAGGCCGGCCCCATAATGAGCAAGTCTCCAAACAAGCACAACAAGATATTCATGCGCGTCGAGCCACTGCCAGATGACATCCTTGAAATGATCAGGACGGGCAAGATAAAGGAGGACATGGACAAGAAGGAGATGGCCAAGCTCCTGAGGGACAAGGGATGGAGCGCGGACGAGGCGAGGAGCGTGGCTGCGATCGACGTGAGCGGCAACATGCTAGTGGACGAGACAAAAGGTGTCCAGTTCCTGCAAGAGTCGATGGACTCAATACGTTCAGGCTTTGACGACGTAATCCGCAATGGGCCGATAGCCCACGAGCAGGTAAGGGGCGTGAAATTCGTCCTGCACCACTTTGTGCCGCACGAAGACCCAGCGCACAGGGGCCTTGCGCAGCTGATGCCGGCCACAAGGAGGGCCATGCTGGGCTCGATGCTCATCGCAGATCCTGTATTGCTAGAGCCGATACTTGGAATAGAAATCAAGTGCCCGCAAGACCTGATAGGGCAAGTGTCAAGCGTGCTGTCAGGCAAGCGCGGCAAGCTCTTGAATGTGGAGCAGAAGGGCATCATTGCAATCATGCAGGGTGAAGTGCCGGCTTCTGAAACGTTCGACCTGTCAGAGAAGATGAGGGGAGCGACAGCAGGCAAGGCGCTGTGGAACACTTACTTCAAGGCATGGCAGCCAGTTCCAAACTCGATATTTCGGACGCTGGTTGGAGACGTGAGGAAGAGGAAGGGACTCAACCCCGAGCCACCATCGCCAGACGAGTTCATAGACAAGGAGTAA
- a CDS encoding type II toxin-antitoxin system RatA family toxin: MVRVQIFKTIDAPQDKIFSIITDFERLPSRLPDRYKSLQVLERTGNNIVTVKETIVYAGREIHQITRHEIDPSRRLRSEVIEGDTKGTVVEITFEPDDAGGTTTRVSVDLDLKLGKLGSVLGVFAKGRIKGGLERMMAQFCNAV, from the coding sequence ATGGTCAGAGTGCAGATATTCAAGACGATCGACGCACCGCAGGACAAGATATTCTCAATTATCACCGACTTTGAAAGGCTGCCTTCCAGGTTGCCGGACAGGTACAAATCGCTGCAGGTGCTTGAACGGACAGGCAACAACATTGTGACTGTCAAGGAAACCATCGTGTATGCCGGCAGAGAGATTCACCAGATTACACGACATGAGATAGACCCAAGCCGGCGTCTGAGGAGCGAAGTTATAGAAGGTGACACTAAAGGGACGGTGGTAGAAATAACGTTCGAGCCGGATGATGCCGGCGGGACAACAACAAGGGTGTCTGTGGACTTGGACCTAAAGCTGGGCAAGCTAGGCTCTGTGCTAGGAGTCTTTGCCAAAGGCAGGATAAAGGGCGGCCTTGAGCGCATGATGGCGCAGTTCTGCAACGCTGTCTAA
- the mpgS gene encoding mannosyl-3-phosphoglycerate synthase — protein MKLDLPRYTERFGATSLHGVQRVYELDSGFDDGKSMSETLMKVGNEQISEIERKMAIVIPIKGERLRLLEGVLSGVPHDCLVIIVSNSPRQPVDRYMLEKDALQQFNKFVGRNALILHQRDPGLSEALNEVGYTSMLGPDGVVRSGKAEGMVLGMLLAKMAGKEYVGFIDADNYVPGAVNEYVKIFASGIAMSKTPYTMVRVSWIYKPKMSETGLYFSKWGRVSELTNQHLNSLISYYTGFETEVMRTGNSGEHCMSLKLAELLTFSSGYSIEPYEIVNVLEEFGGIIPTSYQDAMDKGVEVMQVETRNPHFHEDKGEDHLKEMVVASMGSIYHSKICPPKLREKILESLRTRNMLEEGQQEPPAPVKIDPFKDIDIRQFAKVLSKASTYAQ, from the coding sequence ATGAAACTGGACCTGCCAAGGTACACTGAAAGGTTTGGAGCTACGAGCCTGCATGGGGTGCAGCGGGTCTACGAGCTGGACTCGGGCTTTGACGATGGCAAGTCAATGTCAGAGACACTCATGAAGGTTGGAAACGAGCAGATCTCCGAGATCGAGAGAAAGATGGCCATAGTGATCCCAATCAAGGGCGAACGGCTCAGGCTGCTCGAAGGGGTGCTCAGCGGGGTGCCGCACGACTGCCTTGTCATAATCGTGTCAAACAGCCCCCGCCAGCCGGTGGACAGGTACATGCTGGAAAAGGACGCGCTCCAGCAGTTCAACAAGTTTGTAGGGCGCAACGCGTTGATCCTGCATCAGCGCGACCCCGGCCTGTCAGAAGCGCTCAATGAAGTGGGATACACCAGCATGCTTGGGCCCGACGGGGTGGTAAGGAGCGGCAAGGCGGAAGGGATGGTCCTTGGCATGCTGCTTGCCAAGATGGCCGGCAAAGAATATGTAGGATTCATTGACGCGGACAACTATGTCCCCGGCGCAGTCAACGAGTATGTCAAGATTTTCGCCTCCGGCATAGCCATGTCCAAGACTCCTTATACCATGGTCAGGGTGTCGTGGATCTACAAGCCAAAAATGTCAGAGACCGGCCTTTACTTTAGCAAGTGGGGGCGGGTGTCAGAGCTGACGAACCAGCACCTGAACTCGCTCATATCGTACTACACCGGCTTTGAGACCGAGGTAATGCGCACCGGCAACTCGGGCGAACACTGCATGTCGCTCAAGCTGGCAGAGCTCCTGACGTTTTCGTCCGGCTATTCTATAGAGCCGTATGAAATAGTGAACGTGCTTGAGGAGTTTGGCGGCATCATCCCAACTTCATATCAGGACGCGATGGACAAAGGAGTGGAGGTGATGCAGGTCGAGACCCGCAACCCTCACTTTCACGAGGACAAGGGCGAGGACCACCTGAAGGAGATGGTGGTGGCATCTATGGGATCGATATACCACAGCAAGATATGCCCGCCAAAGCTTCGCGAAAAGATACTGGAGAGCCTGCGCACAAGGAACATGTTGGAAGAAGGCCAGCAGGAGCCGCCTGCGCCGGTCAAGATAGACCCTTTCAAGGACATCGACATACGGCAATTTGCAAAAGTTCTAAGCAAGGCTTCTACATACGCACAGTAA
- a CDS encoding HAD family hydrolase, whose translation MPKLAGFDMDGTLIQGRLVFALADRFDLSDKVRAIQQSEGMLGHEQTKAIAALFAGLTKKDLLDAIESIPLTKNCERTVAALRERGYYKIGIISDSYTVAASAVADRLQLDFVSANELQMENGKITGKVKMPLGWEKIGCFCKISVCKRYHLEKAARQFGVPIQATLAVGDTKSDICMIRRAGVGVVFMPKDSEIAKAADKIVQESDLLKVLEFAA comes from the coding sequence ATGCCAAAGCTTGCAGGGTTTGACATGGATGGCACGCTCATACAGGGTCGACTGGTCTTTGCGCTAGCAGATAGGTTCGACCTATCAGACAAGGTCAGGGCTATACAACAGTCAGAGGGCATGCTGGGGCACGAGCAGACAAAAGCTATAGCCGCGCTCTTTGCCGGCCTGACAAAAAAGGACCTGCTAGATGCGATAGAGTCGATACCGCTTACAAAGAACTGCGAGCGGACCGTTGCGGCATTAAGAGAAAGGGGCTACTACAAGATAGGGATAATAAGCGACAGCTACACTGTTGCCGCAAGCGCTGTCGCGGACAGGCTGCAGCTGGACTTTGTGTCGGCAAACGAGCTCCAAATGGAAAACGGCAAGATCACTGGCAAGGTCAAGATGCCGCTTGGGTGGGAGAAGATCGGCTGCTTTTGCAAAATTTCGGTGTGCAAGCGCTACCACTTGGAAAAAGCTGCGCGGCAGTTCGGCGTACCAATACAAGCCACACTAGCAGTCGGCGATACCAAGTCTGACATTTGCATGATAAGGCGCGCTGGAGTAGGGGTCGTGTTCATGCCAAAGGATAGCGAAATAGCAAAGGCAGCTGACAAAATCGTACAGGAGTCCGATCTCCTAAAAGTATTAGAATTTGCTGCATAA
- the asnB gene encoding asparagine synthase (glutamine-hydrolyzing) — MCGIAGIVSKNGENVVPLVGSMLLCMINRGPDGAGLVADGHIIKSNSIATMRPQFQKMSGKSALGHTRLAIVGGTCGAQPFSSCDGRLVLEHNGEIYNYKKIRKKLEKRHKFSTTTDSEVIVHLLEDHLRRNSLIGAIKRTVAELDGVYALAIQDIKTGKTALVRDRIGVRQLYYADNGRFVAFASERKALWRIGMSEPTRSILPGSATVVSSDGQLESFHVADPIPPKVRIVHRTMKSAVEGYRKALIESMEKRTQDFQRIGIIFSGGIDSVLVAYLAAKMVPEVVCYTGGVKGSHDIAYARQIAERLDLKLKVAELDQDAVEKLVPEVINVIEDANAGQVEVALPVYSAVKLAHEDDIRVMLTGQGADELFGGYSWYPKVVEKEGYKKLRERMVEDLLLLYKETLEREDKITMAHSIELREPFLDTEVIRVALATELRLNVKGGHDTFGKHVHRRLAQSLGIPKDIAYRVKEAAQHGSGMHDVIGAIARKHGFDDSSVPASYIAALRQREKIGSSQRYGYLFGDEKIWTAEPHVQMYLDSISKRLPQFEVVAKVK; from the coding sequence ATGTGTGGGATAGCAGGTATTGTGAGCAAAAATGGTGAGAACGTCGTGCCGCTTGTAGGCTCGATGCTCTTATGCATGATTAACCGCGGCCCGGACGGGGCTGGGCTGGTTGCCGATGGACACATCATCAAGTCAAACTCTATTGCCACGATGCGGCCACAGTTCCAGAAGATGAGCGGCAAGAGTGCTCTTGGGCACACGCGCCTTGCAATAGTTGGCGGCACGTGTGGCGCGCAGCCATTTAGCAGCTGCGACGGCCGGCTTGTTCTGGAGCACAACGGCGAGATATACAACTACAAGAAGATAAGGAAAAAGCTGGAAAAGCGCCACAAGTTTTCAACGACGACTGATAGCGAAGTCATTGTCCACCTCCTTGAAGATCATCTTCGCAGGAACAGCCTGATCGGCGCGATCAAGCGTACAGTTGCAGAGCTTGACGGAGTGTACGCGCTTGCAATTCAGGACATAAAGACTGGCAAGACGGCACTTGTCAGGGATAGGATAGGAGTGCGGCAGCTGTACTACGCAGACAACGGCAGGTTTGTCGCCTTTGCATCAGAGCGCAAGGCACTCTGGAGGATCGGGATGTCCGAGCCGACAAGGTCCATACTGCCGGGCAGCGCGACTGTAGTATCATCAGACGGCCAGCTTGAAAGCTTCCACGTGGCCGACCCGATCCCGCCAAAAGTCAGGATAGTGCATAGGACCATGAAATCCGCGGTGGAAGGGTACAGAAAGGCACTTATTGAATCGATGGAAAAGCGCACGCAGGACTTTCAAAGGATAGGAATAATATTTTCTGGCGGCATCGACAGCGTCCTTGTCGCATACTTGGCAGCCAAGATGGTGCCCGAAGTGGTATGCTACACTGGCGGTGTCAAGGGCTCTCATGACATCGCCTATGCACGCCAGATCGCCGAGAGGCTCGACCTGAAGCTAAAGGTGGCCGAGCTTGACCAAGATGCAGTAGAAAAGCTGGTACCCGAAGTGATCAATGTGATCGAAGACGCAAACGCCGGGCAGGTCGAAGTGGCGCTGCCAGTCTACAGCGCAGTCAAGCTTGCTCATGAAGATGACATAAGGGTGATGCTCACCGGGCAGGGCGCGGACGAGCTGTTCGGTGGCTACTCGTGGTACCCCAAGGTGGTTGAAAAGGAAGGCTACAAGAAGCTGCGGGAACGCATGGTTGAGGATCTGCTTTTGCTATACAAGGAGACGCTTGAACGGGAGGACAAGATAACGATGGCACACAGCATTGAGCTGCGTGAGCCTTTCTTAGACACCGAGGTCATTAGGGTCGCGCTGGCAACCGAGCTCCGGCTGAACGTAAAGGGAGGGCATGACACTTTTGGCAAGCACGTCCACCGCAGGCTTGCACAGAGCTTGGGGATTCCAAAAGACATCGCCTACCGCGTCAAGGAGGCGGCGCAGCACGGCTCTGGCATGCACGATGTCATTGGCGCCATTGCAAGAAAGCACGGCTTTGACGACTCGTCAGTCCCGGCAAGCTATATCGCCGCGCTCAGGCAGCGAGAGAAGATAGGGAGCTCGCAGAGGTACGGCTACCTCTTTGGCGACGAGAAGATATGGACAGCAGAGCCGCACGTCCAGATGTATCTTGACAGCATATCAAAGAGGCTGCCGCAGTTCGAGGTCGTGGCCAAGGTCAAGTAA